A window of Metabacillus sp. B2-18 contains these coding sequences:
- a CDS encoding phosphatase PAP2 family protein — MDQKLFGWINSLAGKNQTIDQVMVFASTKFRYLFASVLLMILIGSRSRKKLTYQTVLSLVISSSAKALINKIKFRPRPFVTRDVNVLLASKLDTTYLSKHSLLSFAVSTMVYMYYSGIGKIMLAMSSLTAISRIWVGAHYPLDVVRSSIIGALISILVKKCTFISWREG, encoded by the coding sequence ATGGATCAGAAGCTCTTTGGATGGATTAATTCCTTAGCAGGTAAAAATCAAACAATAGACCAAGTCATGGTGTTTGCCTCAACAAAGTTTCGTTATTTGTTTGCTAGTGTTCTTTTAATGATATTGATTGGGAGTCGATCAAGAAAGAAGCTAACATATCAAACTGTACTTTCACTGGTTATTAGTAGTAGTGCTAAGGCGTTGATTAATAAGATTAAATTTAGGCCTAGACCTTTTGTCACACGTGATGTTAATGTATTACTTGCCTCAAAACTCGATACAACATATTTAAGTAAACATAGTTTATTATCTTTTGCTGTTTCTACCATGGTTTACATGTATTATAGTGGAATTGGGAAAATCATGTTGGCTATGTCATCTCTTACTGCAATCTCACGTATCTGGGTAGGCGCACATTATCCACTTGATGTTGTAAGAAGCTCGATAATAGGGGCATTGATTAGTATACTTGTAAAAAAATGTACGTTCATAAGTTGGAGAGAAGGGTGA
- a CDS encoding DUF2179 domain-containing protein codes for MLLQALLIFVLQLIYVPVLTIRTILLVKNQTKSAAGVGLLEGIIYIVSLIFVFQDLSNMYNIVAYVVGFSVGLLLGGALERKLAIGYITYQANILDKNMELVNALRTAGFGVTVFEGEGINTARFRLDIVAKRSREKELLHIIDQHEPKAFLMSYEIRSFKGGFLTKSMKKRAVTFLKKKHAQEEK; via the coding sequence ATGCTTTTACAGGCTTTACTCATTTTTGTTTTACAACTTATTTATGTTCCTGTTCTAACGATCAGAACAATTTTACTAGTGAAAAATCAAACAAAATCAGCTGCAGGTGTTGGATTATTAGAAGGAATTATTTATATTGTTAGCTTAATCTTTGTTTTTCAAGACCTATCAAATATGTACAATATAGTCGCTTACGTTGTTGGATTTAGCGTTGGATTGCTTCTTGGAGGAGCATTAGAACGAAAATTGGCAATTGGATATATTACGTATCAAGCTAATATATTGGATAAAAATATGGAATTAGTGAATGCATTAAGAACAGCGGGATTCGGTGTTACAGTCTTTGAAGGAGAAGGAATTAATACAGCTCGTTTCCGCCTAGACATTGTAGCAAAACGCTCGAGAGAAAAAGAATTACTTCATATCATCGATCAACATGAGCCTAAAGCATTTTTAATGTCATATGAAATCCGATCATTTAAAGGCGGCTTTCTTACAAAATCCATGAAAAAAAGAGCTGTTACGTTCTTAAAAAAGAAACATGCTCAAGAAGAAAAATAA
- a CDS encoding fatty acid--CoA ligase, with amino-acid sequence MYLTIGKLFEQTVSKYPNKEAIVDCSRNIRFTFGQWNEEVNKLANALLALGVRKGDRISTYLFNSYELGTVYFAAAKIGAIINPINFRLKAEEVSYILLDAAPKVVLFEQALEESITNIHKRFPSISFIYIDESVPSYASSFQNIVKNSPSNHPEIFVEENDTYAIMYTSGTTGRPKGVMHRHRDMIEQSLICINALSITSKDVGLVTAPMFHCAELHCSFLPRVHAGATNIIIHHFDPKMVLKTIEEESVTMLFAAPTMWNMLLQEDIEQYKISSLNVGLYGAAPMAPALVKACKQKLGIELVQAYGMTEMGPAIAFLDRDEQLTKAGSAGRACFNHEIRIVQPKEEGPSDPDDILPIGEVGEIIVKGPCMMLGYFNKDEATEKAMYKGWYHSGDLGYLDEDGYLFVADRVDDMIISGGENVYPREVEDALYEHEGILDVAVLGQPDELWGERVIAVIVKKDETLTAEQLDQFLKNSDKLAPYKRPKRYVFVTELPRNASGKIQKFLLRKSLSQNKVK; translated from the coding sequence ATGTATCTAACAATTGGAAAGCTTTTTGAACAAACTGTTTCAAAGTATCCTAACAAAGAAGCAATTGTGGATTGCTCTCGAAATATTCGTTTTACATTTGGACAGTGGAATGAAGAAGTAAATAAACTTGCTAATGCTCTGTTAGCTTTAGGTGTACGAAAAGGAGATCGAATTTCTACTTATTTATTTAACAGTTATGAATTAGGTACAGTTTATTTTGCTGCTGCAAAAATTGGTGCCATTATTAATCCAATTAATTTTAGGCTAAAAGCAGAGGAGGTTTCATACATCCTTTTAGATGCAGCTCCAAAGGTTGTTTTATTTGAACAAGCTCTTGAAGAGTCCATCACGAACATTCACAAACGATTTCCCTCTATTTCCTTTATTTATATTGATGAATCTGTTCCTAGTTATGCTTCTTCTTTTCAAAACATCGTAAAAAATTCTCCATCAAATCATCCAGAAATCTTTGTAGAAGAAAATGATACGTATGCCATTATGTATACTAGTGGAACGACAGGACGCCCAAAAGGTGTTATGCATCGACATCGTGATATGATAGAACAAAGTTTAATTTGTATAAATGCATTATCCATTACTTCTAAAGATGTGGGTCTTGTTACAGCACCAATGTTTCATTGTGCAGAGCTTCATTGCAGCTTTTTACCCCGTGTACATGCTGGTGCAACAAATATTATTATCCATCATTTTGATCCGAAGATGGTTTTAAAAACAATTGAAGAAGAAAGCGTTACAATGCTGTTTGCAGCTCCTACAATGTGGAATATGCTTCTTCAAGAGGATATTGAGCAATATAAAATAAGTTCCCTCAATGTTGGATTATACGGGGCAGCCCCGATGGCCCCTGCTTTGGTAAAGGCTTGTAAACAAAAGTTAGGAATTGAACTAGTTCAAGCATATGGAATGACAGAAATGGGACCAGCAATAGCTTTTTTAGATAGAGATGAACAATTAACTAAGGCAGGTTCTGCCGGTAGAGCTTGTTTTAATCATGAAATAAGAATCGTACAACCAAAAGAAGAAGGCCCATCAGATCCAGATGACATTCTTCCAATAGGTGAGGTCGGTGAAATTATCGTAAAAGGACCATGCATGATGCTTGGATATTTTAACAAAGACGAAGCAACAGAAAAAGCAATGTATAAAGGGTGGTATCATTCCGGTGACCTTGGCTATTTAGATGAAGATGGTTATTTATTTGTTGCTGACCGAGTAGATGATATGATTATAAGTGGTGGTGAAAATGTATATCCCCGTGAAGTAGAGGACGCTTTGTATGAACATGAGGGGATTTTGGATGTTGCCGTTTTAGGACAACCTGATGAGTTATGGGGTGAAAGAGTAATTGCAGTTATAGTGAAAAAGGATGAAACTTTAACAGCTGAACAACTTGATCAATTTTTAAAAAACTCAGATAAACTTGCACCCTACAAACGACCAAAAAGATATGTGTTTGTTACCGAATTACCACGGAATGCAAGTGGGAAAATTCAAAAGTTTTTATTAAGGAAATCTTTATCACAAAATAAAGTGAAATAA
- a CDS encoding acyl-CoA thioesterase codes for MAELTAKTCKESLVIKTSRVFPLDTNNHNTLFGGKLMSYIDDVASISAAMHSRCEVVTASTDSVDFLIPIRQSDSVSLKSYVSSVGRSSMEVFVKVIAEDLKTGERRLAATSFLTFVALNENGKPEQVPQVIPESDEEVMLFNTAQQRRNVRKERREHSEAFANVVTL; via the coding sequence ATGGCTGAATTAACGGCAAAAACATGTAAGGAATCACTAGTAATTAAAACAAGCAGAGTATTTCCTTTAGATACAAATAACCATAATACACTATTTGGTGGAAAGTTAATGAGCTATATAGATGATGTGGCATCTATATCTGCAGCGATGCATTCACGTTGTGAGGTTGTAACTGCCTCTACAGATTCAGTTGACTTCCTAATCCCAATTCGTCAAAGTGACTCGGTAAGCTTAAAATCATATGTTTCATCAGTTGGCCGCTCGTCAATGGAAGTTTTTGTGAAAGTCATTGCTGAAGATCTTAAAACTGGTGAGCGACGACTTGCTGCCACTTCGTTTCTAACTTTTGTTGCACTAAATGAAAATGGGAAGCCAGAACAAGTCCCACAGGTTATACCAGAATCAGATGAAGAAGTTATGCTGTTTAATACAGCACAACAAAGAAGAAATGTTCGTAAAGAGCGACGAGAGCATAGTGAAGCTTTTGCAAACGTTGTGACATTGTAA
- a CDS encoding iron-containing alcohol dehydrogenase: protein MNISIFRIANKLITGIGATEKLMDEVVRLHIKKPLIVTDKVLESVGVINQIKEILKNLPHDVYTGVQPEPEISIVEECKRMFLEGKHDGVIAVGGGSAIDIAKAVSAYAKIDDHLKSIFGTDLIPEKGFPIIAIPTTAGTGSEVTNISILSDKEEKLKKGIVSDFILPDVAIVAPEMMITMPKSVTAASGIDALVHAIEAYISVNASPITDALAIHAIKLISTNLPKAYANPANILAREQMATASLMAGMAFGNAGVGAVHALAYPLGGRFHIPHGVSNALLLPYVMEWNKISCLDRFREIAVALGENVQDLTDREAADKAVFAMDYLCRAVNIPKGLRSFQIPESAIIDMAEDASKIDRLLKNNPRVFSKQEIEEIYRSAY from the coding sequence ATGAACATTTCAATCTTTAGGATTGCAAACAAATTAATTACTGGAATTGGTGCTACAGAAAAATTAATGGATGAGGTAGTACGATTACATATAAAAAAACCATTAATTGTAACAGATAAGGTGCTAGAATCAGTTGGGGTAATTAATCAAATAAAGGAAATTTTAAAGAATCTCCCTCATGATGTATACACAGGTGTTCAACCTGAACCAGAAATTTCAATAGTTGAAGAGTGTAAACGAATGTTTTTGGAGGGAAAGCATGACGGAGTAATCGCCGTAGGTGGTGGAAGTGCAATAGATATCGCTAAAGCTGTTTCGGCCTATGCAAAGATTGATGATCATCTAAAAAGCATATTCGGAACCGATTTAATCCCGGAGAAGGGATTTCCGATCATTGCTATTCCTACAACAGCAGGAACTGGATCTGAGGTAACAAATATTTCTATTTTATCTGATAAAGAAGAGAAGTTAAAGAAAGGAATTGTCAGTGATTTTATTTTACCAGATGTTGCAATTGTTGCTCCGGAAATGATGATTACGATGCCAAAGTCAGTTACAGCTGCAAGTGGCATTGATGCACTTGTACACGCAATAGAGGCGTATATTTCTGTAAACGCTTCCCCGATTACTGATGCTTTAGCTATTCATGCGATCAAGTTAATTTCAACAAATCTACCGAAAGCTTATGCAAATCCTGCTAATATACTGGCGAGGGAACAAATGGCAACAGCTAGCCTTATGGCGGGTATGGCATTTGGAAATGCAGGAGTTGGAGCAGTTCATGCCCTTGCATATCCACTTGGAGGACGTTTCCATATTCCGCATGGAGTTAGTAACGCGTTATTACTACCATATGTTATGGAGTGGAATAAAATAAGTTGCTTGGACCGTTTTCGAGAAATTGCAGTTGCTTTAGGTGAAAATGTTCAGGACTTAACTGATCGTGAAGCAGCGGATAAGGCTGTTTTTGCAATGGATTATTTATGTCGTGCTGTAAATATTCCAAAGGGGTTACGTTCATTTCAAATACCAGAATCAGCGATAATTGATATGGCAGAAGACGCAAGTAAAATTGATCGCCTTCTTAAAAATAATCCAAGGGTGTTCTCAAAACAAGAAATAGAGGAAATTTACCGATCGGCCTATTGA
- a CDS encoding acyl-CoA thioesterase encodes MFKTIIEPRVSETDGVGHINNTTIPIWFEAGRNQLFKLFTPDSKFENWKMIILNMNVDFINQIYFGQNVEVYTWVKKIGNSSLELYEEIHQNGKLCVKGTAVYVNFNKDKQKSESISEELKKILLKHIYDGI; translated from the coding sequence GTGTTCAAAACAATTATTGAGCCAAGGGTTTCTGAAACAGATGGGGTAGGGCATATAAATAACACCACCATTCCTATATGGTTTGAGGCAGGTCGAAATCAATTATTCAAGTTATTTACTCCTGATAGCAAATTTGAGAATTGGAAAATGATTATACTCAATATGAATGTAGACTTTATTAATCAAATATACTTTGGTCAAAATGTTGAGGTTTATACATGGGTTAAAAAAATAGGAAATAGTAGTCTAGAATTATATGAAGAAATACATCAAAATGGGAAACTGTGTGTAAAAGGTACAGCTGTTTATGTGAATTTTAATAAGGATAAACAAAAATCAGAATCTATCTCGGAAGAATTAAAAAAAATTCTACTTAAGCATATTTATGATGGAATTTAG
- the nadE gene encoding ammonia-dependent NAD(+) synthetase, producing the protein MSLQKKIMNELHVKETINPKEEISARITFLKDYLKMTGAKGFVLGISGGQDSSLSGRLAQLAVEELRNEGFDATFTAVRLPYGIQKDEEDAQLALSFIQPDKSVAFDISSSVDSFAESYKKIMDESLSDFNKGNVKARTRMITQYAIGGQNGLLVIGTDHAAEAVTGFFTKYGDGGADLLPLTGLTKRQGRSLLQELNAPERLYLKTPTADLLDQTPLQADETELGISYDQLDDYLEGKQVEPEVAEKIEKRYLISQHKREVPASMFDTWWKK; encoded by the coding sequence ATGAGCTTACAAAAGAAAATCATGAACGAGTTACATGTAAAAGAAACTATAAACCCGAAAGAAGAGATTAGCGCCCGAATCACATTTTTAAAGGACTATTTAAAAATGACGGGAGCAAAAGGATTTGTTCTAGGAATAAGTGGTGGGCAGGACTCTTCCCTTTCTGGTCGTTTAGCCCAGCTTGCTGTAGAAGAATTAAGAAATGAAGGCTTTGATGCAACCTTTACTGCAGTAAGACTTCCGTATGGAATTCAAAAGGATGAAGAAGATGCCCAATTAGCTCTCTCTTTTATTCAACCTGATAAAAGTGTTGCTTTTGATATATCAAGCAGTGTAGATTCCTTTGCAGAATCGTATAAAAAAATAATGGATGAATCCCTTTCTGACTTTAATAAAGGAAATGTAAAAGCCCGAACTCGCATGATTACACAATATGCGATTGGCGGACAAAACGGATTGCTTGTAATCGGTACAGACCATGCTGCTGAAGCTGTAACAGGCTTTTTTACAAAGTATGGAGATGGTGGAGCCGATTTATTACCGTTAACTGGTTTAACGAAACGTCAAGGAAGAAGCTTATTACAGGAATTAAATGCACCTGAACGTCTTTACTTAAAGACTCCTACGGCTGATCTATTAGATCAAACACCACTTCAAGCTGATGAAACCGAACTCGGAATTAGTTATGATCAGTTAGACGATTATTTGGAAGGCAAACAGGTAGAACCTGAAGTAGCTGAAAAAATTGAAAAGCGTTATTTGATTTCACAACATAAACGTGAAGTACCGGCTTCAATGTTTGATACATGGTGGAAAAAATAA
- a CDS encoding Fur-regulated basic protein FbpA: MCEAIKDTFTTKAEIISALLDQNVFKMPDGRQFYEATEKELEHILYSKTTEDHYC; the protein is encoded by the coding sequence ATGTGTGAAGCAATAAAAGATACTTTTACAACTAAAGCGGAAATTATTTCTGCTCTTTTGGATCAAAATGTTTTTAAAATGCCTGATGGAAGACAGTTTTATGAGGCTACTGAAAAAGAATTAGAGCATATACTCTATTCCAAAACCACTGAGGACCATTACTGTTAA
- a CDS encoding DEAD/DEAH box helicase: MTEFLKLGIRKEVNHTLKSLGLMNPTPIQEQTIPKILEGRDVIAQAQTGTGKTLAFVLPILEKIDVSQSEVQALILTPTRELAQQISKEIKKMLENLEGVNVLAVYGGQDVEHQLKKLRGAQHIVVATPGRLLDHIRRKTIDLSTVTMLVLDEADQMLHMGFLPEVEDIIYETLSTRQTMLFSATMPDEIRALAKKYLIDPENIQVKAKNLTVDKIKQIVIETTDRRKQATLLHLLQEQRPFLAIIFCRTKIRAKKLQEALIANGYESDELHGDLTQAKREKAMKRFREAKIQFLVATDVAARGLDVEGVTHVFNYDIPHDVESYIHRIGRTGRAGGVGIAYTLVAPKDMDFLRMIEKGINQSMEKQVIRGISVPDREDYDKERKEQIRKESRPFNSGRKTNPRRNSDSNQPPKERNKRVSKSASKDGRRNRQR; this comes from the coding sequence ATGACTGAATTTTTAAAACTAGGTATTCGAAAAGAAGTGAATCATACATTAAAATCTCTAGGACTAATGAACCCAACACCTATTCAGGAACAAACAATTCCAAAAATATTAGAGGGAAGAGATGTGATTGCACAGGCTCAAACCGGTACAGGGAAAACACTTGCATTTGTTCTTCCCATTTTAGAAAAAATTGATGTGAGTCAATCTGAGGTTCAAGCACTTATTTTAACTCCAACAAGAGAATTGGCACAACAAATATCAAAAGAAATAAAGAAGATGCTTGAAAATTTAGAAGGTGTAAATGTTCTTGCTGTTTATGGTGGACAAGATGTTGAACATCAACTGAAAAAGCTTAGAGGGGCACAGCATATTGTTGTAGCAACACCAGGAAGATTGCTTGACCATATTCGCCGTAAAACAATTGATTTATCAACGGTTACAATGCTAGTTTTAGATGAAGCAGATCAAATGTTACATATGGGCTTTTTGCCTGAAGTAGAAGATATTATTTATGAAACACTTTCCACTCGACAAACGATGTTATTCTCTGCAACAATGCCAGATGAAATTCGGGCATTAGCTAAAAAATATTTGATAGATCCGGAGAATATACAAGTTAAAGCAAAAAATCTGACTGTTGATAAAATAAAACAAATTGTGATTGAAACAACTGACAGAAGAAAGCAAGCCACCTTGTTACATCTGTTGCAAGAGCAGCGTCCCTTTTTAGCGATTATTTTTTGCCGTACAAAAATTCGAGCAAAAAAGCTACAAGAAGCATTAATTGCTAATGGCTATGAATCCGATGAATTACACGGCGATCTAACTCAAGCTAAGCGGGAAAAGGCGATGAAACGTTTTAGAGAGGCTAAAATTCAGTTCCTTGTCGCAACTGATGTTGCAGCAAGAGGCCTTGATGTGGAAGGTGTGACACATGTTTTCAACTATGATATTCCTCACGATGTAGAAAGCTACATTCACCGAATTGGTCGAACAGGTAGGGCAGGTGGAGTAGGTATTGCCTATACACTTGTGGCACCAAAAGACATGGATTTTTTACGGATGATCGAAAAAGGTATTAATCAATCTATGGAAAAACAGGTTATTAGAGGGATTAGTGTTCCTGATCGAGAAGATTATGATAAAGAAAGAAAAGAACAAATAAGAAAAGAAAGTCGTCCATTTAATAGCGGGAGAAAAACAAATCCCCGAAGAAACTCTGATTCCAATCAACCACCAAAAGAACGGAATAAAAGAGTGTCAAAATCTGCTTCTAAAGATGGTAGAAGAAATAGGCAAAGATAA
- a CDS encoding IS1182 family transposase, protein MLSKHNSIQRDQIEMIALDQLVPADHLVRKIEAAIDFSFIYDLVEDMYSEVGRPSIDPVILIKLTFIQYTFGIRSMRKTIEEVQTNMAYRWFLGYGFHDKVPHFSTFGKNYERRFKDTDIFEQIFYRILKSAAEKNLISAEHIFIDSTHVKASANKHKFQKKVVRKETRAYQERLQEEINQDREDHGKKPFPPDKFDKAESKEIKESTTDPESGYYVKDERTKQFAYSFHAAADRKGFVLGVDVTPGNIHDSQMLEPLVEDVSEIIGKPNAVAADAAYKTPAITKYLIENNIIPAVPYTRPRTKDGFFRKHEYVYDEHFDCYLCPAGEILKYSTTTKEGYREYKSPNHICATCPLLAQCTESKDHQKVVTRHIWQEYVEEADHLRHHQDVKPIYAKRKETIERVFADAKEKHGMRWTTLRGLKKLTMQAMLTFAAMNLKKMANWNWKGPVIV, encoded by the coding sequence ATGCTTTCGAAACATAATTCCATACAACGAGATCAAATTGAAATGATCGCTTTAGATCAACTTGTACCAGCGGACCATTTGGTTCGCAAAATAGAGGCTGCGATTGATTTCTCTTTTATTTATGACTTAGTGGAAGATATGTATTCTGAAGTAGGCCGCCCGAGTATTGATCCAGTCATTCTGATTAAACTAACCTTCATTCAATATACCTTCGGTATTCGTTCGATGCGAAAGACAATTGAAGAGGTTCAAACAAACATGGCCTATCGATGGTTCTTGGGCTATGGTTTCCATGATAAAGTGCCGCACTTCTCTACCTTCGGGAAAAATTACGAACGTAGATTTAAAGATACAGATATATTTGAACAAATATTCTATCGTATATTAAAGAGTGCTGCCGAGAAAAACCTTATTAGTGCAGAACACATATTCATTGATTCTACTCATGTAAAAGCTAGTGCTAATAAGCATAAATTTCAAAAGAAGGTCGTACGGAAAGAAACAAGAGCTTACCAAGAGCGTCTTCAAGAAGAGATTAATCAAGATCGTGAAGATCATGGGAAAAAGCCTTTTCCACCAGATAAGTTTGACAAGGCAGAATCAAAAGAAATCAAGGAAAGTACAACTGATCCAGAAAGTGGTTACTACGTTAAAGACGAACGCACAAAACAGTTTGCCTATTCATTTCACGCAGCAGCAGATCGCAAAGGTTTTGTATTAGGCGTGGATGTTACACCAGGTAATATTCATGACAGTCAAATGTTAGAGCCATTGGTTGAAGATGTAAGCGAGATAATAGGAAAACCAAATGCTGTTGCTGCAGATGCTGCTTATAAGACTCCAGCGATTACAAAGTACTTAATAGAAAACAATATTATTCCAGCAGTACCTTACACAAGACCACGTACAAAAGATGGATTCTTCCGAAAACATGAATATGTTTATGATGAACACTTCGATTGTTACTTATGTCCAGCTGGGGAAATCTTGAAATACTCTACAACAACTAAAGAGGGATATAGAGAGTACAAATCTCCAAATCACATTTGCGCAACGTGTCCATTATTGGCTCAATGTACAGAGAGTAAAGATCACCAAAAAGTGGTGACGCGCCATATCTGGCAAGAATACGTAGAAGAGGCAGACCATCTACGTCATCATCAAGATGTAAAACCGATATATGCAAAACGGAAAGAAACAATTGAACGTGTATTTGCAGATGCCAAAGAAAAGCATGGGATGCGTTGGACAACTTTGAGGGGACTCAAAAAATTGACAATGCAGGCGATGCTTACTTTTGCTGCCATGAACTTAAAGAAGATGGCCAACTGGAATTGGAAAGGTCCAGTAATAGTATAA
- a CDS encoding rhamnogalacturonan acetylesterase, whose translation MRNIRFYLTFSIVGLSLFFIVINIIKGHETFATMNLDEEEKIHIYLVGDSTVSTYKKSLSPRMGWGQVLDEMFNEKVMIHNEAVSKRSSKSFYNEGRLTKIVNHLQQGDYLFIQFGHNDEKVNDPNRYTEPFTTYKKYLKKYIIAARSKGAFPVLITPVERREFSTNGHIVHTHGDYPKAMKQLAEEENVPVIDLTSKSNRLFSKLGSKKTKELFLWLPPNKNPHYPEGKKDNTHLQERGAYIVASLVIDGIKELNLPIKEHIVNQDK comes from the coding sequence ATGAGAAACATTAGGTTTTACTTAACATTTTCGATAGTAGGTTTAAGCCTATTTTTTATTGTCATAAATATTATTAAGGGCCATGAAACATTTGCAACTATGAACTTGGATGAAGAAGAAAAAATTCACATTTATCTTGTTGGAGATTCAACTGTTTCAACATATAAAAAGAGTTTGTCACCTAGAATGGGGTGGGGCCAGGTTTTAGATGAAATGTTTAATGAGAAGGTTATGATTCATAACGAAGCAGTATCTAAAAGAAGCTCTAAGAGTTTTTACAATGAGGGAAGATTAACAAAAATCGTTAACCACTTACAACAAGGGGATTATCTCTTTATTCAATTCGGACATAACGATGAAAAAGTAAATGATCCAAATCGATACACTGAACCATTTACTACTTATAAGAAATACTTGAAAAAATATATTATAGCCGCAAGATCAAAAGGTGCTTTCCCAGTACTAATTACTCCGGTTGAGCGTAGGGAATTTTCAACAAATGGACATATCGTTCATACACATGGTGATTATCCAAAAGCAATGAAACAATTAGCTGAAGAAGAAAATGTGCCAGTAATTGACCTAACATCAAAAAGTAACCGACTTTTTAGCAAACTCGGATCTAAAAAAACCAAAGAACTTTTTTTATGGCTCCCTCCAAATAAAAACCCACATTACCCTGAGGGAAAAAAAGATAACACACATTTACAGGAACGAGGTGCTTATATTGTAGCATCTTTAGTAATTGATGGAATAAAAGAACTAAATCTACCTATTAAAGAACACATTGTTAATCAAGATAAATAA
- a CDS encoding YhfC family intramembrane metalloprotease: MISNLTIVSMFFPVIFSFILFLGLILFFRNKIGISVKPIIIGGIGFFVITQVLEKLLHIAVITTFPNYADHPWLFGLYGGMTAGVFEELGRFLLFTWILKKYRSYKDGVSFGIGWGGIEAVILNLLTVVPLIIFAFMINAGTFEATIGSQMNSQQMELLRNSVLDHSVLDSFYIIIERLFVVFLQIALSILVLYAVLKRKFSYVLLAILIHAAVDFPAVFYQTGHLTQLWIIEAYLAVTAFLSLIFIKKSKHWF; this comes from the coding sequence ATGATTAGTAATTTAACTATTGTATCCATGTTCTTTCCTGTTATATTTTCCTTTATTCTTTTTTTAGGACTTATTCTTTTTTTCAGAAACAAAATTGGAATCTCAGTAAAACCTATCATTATTGGTGGAATTGGATTTTTTGTCATAACACAAGTACTAGAAAAGCTCCTTCACATTGCAGTCATTACAACATTTCCAAATTATGCAGATCACCCATGGCTCTTTGGTCTATACGGTGGAATGACTGCAGGTGTTTTCGAGGAGCTTGGAAGGTTTCTTTTGTTTACATGGATATTAAAGAAATATAGATCATATAAAGATGGTGTTTCGTTCGGTATAGGCTGGGGAGGAATAGAAGCAGTTATTCTTAATTTATTGACAGTTGTTCCTTTAATTATTTTTGCTTTTATGATAAATGCCGGAACATTTGAAGCAACAATCGGAAGTCAAATGAATAGTCAACAAATGGAACTATTACGTAACAGTGTATTGGACCATAGTGTGTTAGATTCTTTTTATATCATAATAGAACGTTTGTTTGTGGTATTCTTACAAATTGCCCTTTCTATACTCGTTTTGTACGCCGTCTTAAAAAGGAAATTTTCATATGTTCTGCTTGCCATACTCATACATGCCGCAGTAGATTTTCCTGCTGTCTTTTACCAAACAGGTCATTTAACTCAATTATGGATAATTGAAGCATATTTAGCTGTTACTGCTTTTCTTTCACTTATTTTTATAAAAAAATCAAAGCACTGGTTTTAA